In Sandaracinaceae bacterium, the genomic window TCATCCCGGCCTACGTCTACGACGACCACGAGATGCACCGCGTGGTGATCATCGGCGAGGTCCTGGCCATCGCGGCCATCGTCATGTGCTTGATGTTCGTGGTGGCTGACCTCGGTCGCCCCGACCGCTTCTGGCACATGATCCCGGGCATCGGCCGCTTCAACTGGCCCATGTCCATGCTGACCTGGGACGTGTTGGTGCTGAACGGCTACCTGCTGATCAACCTCCACGTGGTCGGTTACATCATCTACCAGCGCTGGCTGGGGCGAGAGCCCAACCCCAAGTGGTACCTGCCCTTCGTCTTCCTCTCCATCGCGTGGGCCATCTCCATCCACACGGTCACCGCGTTCCTCTACGCCGGCCTCGGCGGCCGTCCGTTCTGGAACTCCGCCCTGCTGGCCCCGCGGTTCCTGGCCTCGGCGTTCGTGACCGGGCCGGCGTTCATCGTGCTGTCGCTGCAGGTGGTGAAGCGCACCACGGACTTCTACGTGCCGCGCGCCGCGCTGACCACGCTGGTGTCCATTATCCGGGTCACCGCGCCCATCAACCTCTTCATGCTGGGGGCCGAGGTCTTCTCGGAGTTCTATGCGGGTGGCGCGCACGTCGCCTCGGCGCGCTACCTGTTCCTCGGGCTGCACGGGCACTCCGAGCTGGTCCCGTGGATCTGGACGGCCATCAGCTTCAACGTCTTCGCCGCCGTGGTGCTCCTGACGCCGCCGCTGTCCGCCCGGCCGTGGCTGCTGAACCTCGCCCTGATGCTCACCTTCGTGGGCGTGTGGATCGAGAAGGGCATGGGGCTGATCGTGCCGGGCTTCATCCCGTCCACGCTGCACGAGATCGTGCCGTACACGCCCAGCCTCACGGAGTGGAAGGTGATGGCGGGCGTATGGGCGGCGGGGCTGATGGTGTTCACCGTGGGCCTGCGCGTGGCCCTCGGCGCCATGACCGGTGCGATGCGTGCTGACGACGCGCCGGCCGAGGACCTCGCGCTCGCGCCCGACGAAGCTCCCGCGCAGCACGCGAACGTGCGGGGAGGCCACTGATGCCCATCTCCGGCCTGGTGGTGACCCTGGACCGCGACCACACCGCGTGCGCCGCTGCCCTCGCCGAGCTGCGCGCCTTCGCCGCGCTCGAGCTGGGCGAGCACTCGGCCGGGCGCGTGGCTGCGGTGCTGGAAGCCGGACTATGCGGCCCACGACGCGCGCCTCGCAGCGCTGCGGGCCCTGCCCGGCGTGGTCTGGGTGGACGTGGTCTTCCACGACTTCTCCGACCTGCGCGACTTCGAGCGGCCCCCGCGTGGGAGTCGCCCTGACCTTTGCTCGGATGATGGAGGTGCCCATGGAGCGGCGTGACTTCTTGAAGGCTTCGGCCATGAGTGCGGCCAGCGCCGCCGTCCTCGCGCGCACTGTGAGCGCCAACGCGCCCGACGCCCTCGACCCCGCCATCGGTGAGCAGGTCGGCAGCGGCGTGACCTGGGACAAGGCGCCGTGCCGCTTCTGCGGGACAGGCTGCCACGTGCAGGTGGGCGTGCGCAACGACCGCGTGGTGGCCATCGCGGGCGACCGCCAGGCGGCGGTGAACCGCGGGCTGCTTTGCGTGAAGGGCTACCACGTGGGGCTCGCGCTCTACGGCGGCGACCGCCTCACGCGCCCCATGCTCAAGCGGGGTGACGTGCACGTACCCATCTCTTGGGACGAGGCGCTCGGCATCATCGCCGACCGGATAAGGGAACCCGGCTGGCTTCGCGTTCTACGGCTCGGGCCAGTGGACCATCCCCGAGGGCTACGCCGCGCAGAAGTTCATGAAGGGGGGCCTCGCCAACAACCACATCGACCCCAACGCGCGGCTCTGCATGGCGTCGGCGGTCACCGGGTTCATCTCTACCTACGGGGTGGACGAGCCCGCCAGCTGCTTCGACGACCTCGAGCACGCCAACGTGGTCATCCTGTGGGGCAACAACCCCGCGGAGATGCACCCCATCCTCTTCTCGCGGATGATCGACAGGCGCGCGCGTGCGGCGAGAGCCGTCACCCTCATCGACATCGGCACGCGTCGCACGCGCACCACGGGCTTCGCCAACGACTACCTCGAGTTCCGCCCGCAGTCGGACATCGCCATCCTCAACGGCATCCTCCATCTACTGATCGAGGACGGCACTTACGACCGCGAGTTCGTGGAGCGCCATGTGGCGTTCCGGCGCGAGGAGGGCGCCCCCGACCTGATGGGCGTGGCCACCGACTTCGACACGTTCCGCGCCGCCATGAGCGAGTACACCCCCGAGCGGGTGCAGGAGCTCTCGGGCGTGCCCGCAGCCAAGATTCGCATGCTGGCCGGGCTGTTCGCCGACCGTGACCTGCGCATCACCAGCCTCTGGTGCATGGGCGGCAACCAGCACACGCGCGGCACGGGCGTGAACCGGCAGATCCACGCCATCCACCTGCTCTCGGGGCACTGGGGCCGACAGGGCGATGGGCCACAGAGCCTCACGGGACAGCCGTCGGCCTGCGGCACGGCGCGCGAAGTAGGCACGCTCTCGCACGCGCTCCCGGGCGGCCTGCTGGTGGCCAACCCCGAGCACCGCCGCCACGCAGAGGAGCTCTGGAACCTGCCCGAGGGCCGCATCAACGCCACGCCCGGCACCACACCGTGGAGATGTGGCGGCGCTTCTCGACTGCGGCCAGCGAGGGCGGCGACATCGACACCATCTGGGTGCAGGTCACCAACCCTGCGCAGTCGCTGCCCAACACCAAGGCGCTGTTCGAGCCCAGCCGCAGCATCGCCGGCAAGTTCCTGATCGTCTCGGACGTGTACCCCACGGCCACCGCGCGGGCGGCGGACCTCATCCTCCCGTCCGCCATGTGGGTCGAGAAGAACGGCATGACCGGCAACTCCGAGCGGCGCACGCAGCAGTGGTTCAAGATGGTGAACCCGCCGGGCGAGGCGCGTGACGACGCGTGGCAGGTCATCGCGGTGGCGCGGAAGCTGTTCGACCGCGGCCACCTCGGCATGCGCGACAAGGACGGGCGCTTCCTGTTTCACATGACCGACGCGACCGGCGCCGAGGTACCCGTGTGGGACTTCCGGCGCTACTACGACGTGAACGTCGACCAGCAGCTGTTCGACGAGTACCGGCGCTTCTCGCGCTTCAAGCACAAGGACCTGGCGCCCTACGCCGAGTACACGCGCGCCCGCGGGCTGCGCTGGCCGGTGGTCGAGCGCGACGGCGTCTGGGAAGAGACACGCTACCGCTTCGTCGAGGGCGAAGATCCGTACGTGGAGGCCGGCAAGGGCCTCCAGTTCTACCACTCGACCTCGGGCGACGACCGCGCGCAGGTCTGGATCCAGCCGTATGTCGCGCCGCCCGAGGAGCCCGACACGGAGTACCCGTTCTGGCTCTGCACCGGCCGGGTGCTCGAGCACTGGCACACGGGCTCGATGACCATGCGCGTGCCGCAGCTGCGCCGGGCCATGCCCGAAGCCTATGTGGAGCTGAACGCCACCGATGCGCGCCGGCTCGGCGTCGAAAACGGAGACGTGGTGCGGCTCGAGACGCGGCGCGGAGCCATCGAGATCGCGGCCTGGATCGACGGTCGCGGCCGCCCTCCCGAGGGCTCGCTGTTCGTGCCGTTCTTCGACGAGCGGCTGGCCATCAACGAGCTGACGCTCGAGGACTACTGCCCCATCTCGAAGCAGCCCGACTACAAGAAGTGCGCGGCGCGCGTGGTGCGCGTCCCGCGCAGAGCGGGGTCCCGTGAGTGACGACGGCCCCGTGAGTGACCAAGGCGGACGCCGCTGGCGGTCGGTGTTCCTCGCGGGCGCCGTGGTGGTCGCAGCCGTGGGCTACATGACCGGAACGCGCCACGCGGAGCAGCCGCGCGGCTACTCCGAGGTGGAAGACCCCGGCCACAGCGCGGCCACGGCGCCCCCGCAGGCCGGCATGGAGTCCGCGCGCTACGCCGAACGTCGGGCCACCCAGCTGCTGGCGCTCGAGTCCATGAGGGCGCAGCCGGGCCCGGGCACCGAGGCGCCTCCACACGACCCGGTCGCCTACGCGCAGGCTGTGGCGGCGCGGCGTGACGCGCGCGCCTACGACGGTGCCCCGCCCACCATTCCGCATGCGGTAGACCAGCACGGCGCGCCCGCGTGCCTGGCCTGCCACGCCGAGGGGATGCGCGTGGACGGGCGGGTGGCGCCGATCATGAGCCACGAGCGCTTCGACAGCTGCCTGCAGTGCCACGCGCTCGCCGAGAGCCCGCTGCCGCGGAGCGCGCCCTTGGCGCACTCGGTCAGCGAGGTGAACAGCTTCCTGGGGTTGACCGAGCCGGAGCGCGGCGAGCGCGCGTGGCCTGGTGCGCCCCCCACCATGCCGCACCGCACGTTCATGCGGGAGCGCTGCGACAGCTGCCACGGCACGCAAGCCTCGGGGCTCACCACCAGTCACCCCTGGCGGCAGAGCTGCCCTCAGTGTCACGCGCCTTCGGCGACTTCGGACCAGCGCCCGCGCTCCACGCTCGCGCCGCTCCCCGGCCTCACCACGGCGGGGGCGCGGTGAGCCGTGACCTGCCGCTCGGGCGGCGCGATTTCCTGCTGGCACGGCTGCGGCCCGTGATCGCCGGGCGTGTGTCGGCTGCGGCGCAGGCCGAGGTGCTCGCTTCACAGGGCGAAGCTACCCCTGCGCCTCCGTGGGCGCGGCCGAGTGCGCGTCGCCGCGTGGCGCTCCCCAGCATGTCGTTCCGGGCCACGGTGGACCGCTTCAGCTGCCTGGCGGGCGCGGGGCAGGTGTGCACCGTGTGCGTGGAGCGCTGCCCAGAGCCCGGCGCGCTCAGGCTCGACGGGCTCTACCCCGTCGTCGACGGCGACCGCTGCACGGGCTGCGGCGCGTGCGAACCCGCTTGTCCTGCGCCGAGCCCCGCCATCCGCGTGCTCCCGCTGATTCCCTCGAAAAGGACCACACCATGAAGCTCAGCGAGCTCCCCGACGTGTACCGCGCCTCTCTCGACGAGGCGACCTTCGACACCTACCTGGAGGACCTGCGGGCGCTCGATGGCCCGCTCGAGGTGCGCGCCAAAGCCGCCGCCACCGTGTACGCCGAAGAGCGCACGTGGACGCTGGACGACGCCGTGAGCGCGCTCGAGACCGGCGCCGTGCGGGCCGTCCAGGTGCGCTATGCGCTCGACGGTCAGGTGTGGTGCGACACCATCATGGGCGCGGGCCGCGCCGTGCCACGGCAGCTCGTGAGGATGGCGGCGTTGGTCGCGGCGCTGCTGTTGTGCGCCACGGGGCCGGCGAGGGCGCAGTCTCCCGGCGCACCGCCAACGGACGCCACGGCCGCGCCCGCGGAGGGCGACGCGGTTGGCGCGAGCGATGCCGAGGCCCCAGCGCAGGCGGACGCTGCGTCCGTGCCGGAGGAGCAGCCTGCACCGAGCGAGCCGCCACCGGAGGAGCCCGCCGCGCCCGCGGCGTGGCCGTTCGACTGGGGGCTCGACGCCTTCACCCGTCCCGAGGTGCGCACGGGCTACGACCAGCTCGGCCTCGCGGACAACGACTTCGTCCGCTTTCGCTTTCGCTTCGCGCTCATCCTCACGCCCATCGAGCTGGGACGCGTGCGGCTCTCGGCGCGCATCGAGCCGCAGGCCTCGGGGGCGTGGTCCTCGGGCGCCGACCTCACGGACGCGGCGCTCGGCCTGCACCAGGGCTTCATCACCATCGCCACCGACCGGGTCAGCGTGCAGCTGGGTCGTCAAGAGCTCGTATACGGCGAGCACCTGGTGCTCGGCTCCGTGCCCTGGCACCCGACGGGGCGCGCGTTCGATGCCGCCAAGCTCCGCGTGGACCTCGGCAGCGGGGCGTGGCTCGACGTGTTCGGGGCGCAGCTGGTGGAGGGTGCCACCACCAACTTCGCGGACACCGACGCGTACTTGCTGGGCGCCTACGCGGCGCTCGGACCTTTGCTCCATGAAGGGCTCGCGCTGGACGTGTACCTGCTGGAGCAGCTGCGCGGCGCCGCGAGTTCGGGCGGCATCCCCGTCACGCCGGGGCTCCAGCGCTCCACGCTGGGCGTTCGCGCCAAGCAGCGCATCGGCCTGTTCGACTACCGCGCCGAGGCTGGCGTGCAGCTCGGGCGCACCGGGGCCGTCAAGCTGCGCGCGTTCCAGTTCGACGCCGAGGCCGGCGTCACGCTCGCGCGTGATCACCTGCGGCTGGCGCTCGAGGGCTTCTACGCGTCTGGCGACGACCCCGGGACCGCGAAGAACGAAGCGTGGGACCAGCTCTACCCCACGGCGCACATCTGGCTCGGCTTCGCGGACATCATCGGGGGGCGCTCGAACGTGGCGGGGGCGGTCTTTCACGCTGCCGTGAACGCCAACGCCGAGCTGCGCTTCACGCTCGACACGCACCTCTTCGTGCGGCCGGAGGTGGGCGCGCTCAGCGGTGACGGCCTGGCCGGCTTCGAGGCCGACGTGGGCGCTCGCTGGCAGATCGGCACGGGCCTCGCGCTGCGCGCCAACTACAGCCTGTTCCGTGCCTTCACCGATGCCTACCCGGTGGACGAGCTGGCCCACTTCGCCGAGCTCGAGCTGCGCTACACGCGCTGAGCGGCCGCAGTGGACGCCCCGCGCACGGCGTGGGCGTTCCAGTCGAGCGGGCGCCAGTCGTCGAGGCAGGCCGCCGGGTGGGTGGGCGTCCGATAGCTGCGCTCGCGGACGCGTCGGAAGCTGGTGGCGCCGTGGCTGGTCACCGGCACGTGCGCGAACGACAGCGCTGCGTAGAAGATGCGGTAGTGGAAGAAGCTCTTCTGCACGAGCACGTCGGCGCGGCGCGGGTCGAGGCCCAGCTCGCGCCAGAAGCGAGGATGGAGGGGCAGCGGTGGTCCCTCGGTGATCACGCAGTGGAGCGCGCCGGTGGCTCCCTCGGGCAGCGCGATGTCCAGGCGCACCTTGCGTCCGAACTCGCTCGTCGCGCGGGCGGCGACGGTGGCGCGCACGGGCAGCTCGGGCATCCCATAGCCAGGTGTGCCCCGCAGCACCAAGTCGTGGGTGCTCCCGATGGCGTGGTCCCAGGTGGCCGCGACGAGCAATGGGTCGTGAACCGGGACGTAGGCGCGCAGGTCGCTGCCATGCTCGGCAAGCGCCCTGACGAGGTTGGTGTTTCCGCCCGGGGCCCCCGCGCTCACGATGTCGTCCACGTCGACCAGCGTGACGGGCCCGAGGCGCCCCGCCAGCGAGCGCCGCAGCTCTCGCGCGGTGGCAATCGCGTCCTCCGCTCCGTACATGGTGGGCATCTCCACCGTGCGCTTGGCCCAGGCCAGGTCGGCGAGCTCCTCGACCAGCCGCTGGGCGAGCGCGGGGTTCCCGTCCGTGGCGACATACACGCTCCAGCCGAGGTCCTCCGCGCCCGTGTAGGGGTGCACCATGCAGAGGCTCGCGCTGAGCACGCGCGGGTCGCGCTCCATGCGGCGCATGGCCCGGAACACGTCGCGCATGGGCGGGAGGAAGCTGATGGTGTTGCCGCCCCCGAGCACCATGGGCAGCTTGCGGAAGGCGTGCGTGGGCGTGACCCTGCCGCGCAGCGTGTCGATCAGCTGGCGGCCCGCGCGGAAGCCCGTGGGGCCGAGGTCCCAGTGCGGGTTGGTGCGGTAGGCGTACAGCACGTCCAGCGCGTCCACGATGCTCTGGCTGAGGTTGGCGTGCAGATCGAAGCTCGCCGCCAGGCGCGGCCGCGGGCCCAGCACCTCGCGGACGCGGCGCAGGATCACGGCTTCCGGGGCCTCGCCGAGTCCAACGACCTCCATGGAGCCATGCAGGGCTAGGTAGACAGCATCCAGCGTGCCGGCGTGGGCGAGGCGCTGCAGCAGGTCAGAGAGGATCTCCTCGAAGGCGCTCCGCTCGAGTGGGCCGCTCGGCACCGCGAGGTACGACGCCAGCGGCACGGTCTCGACGTTGCCCGCCAGGCGTGCGGCCTGCACGAAGCCGGTCAGCTCTGCGTGAGGCATGTAGCCGGGCAGCTCCGCGCCCCGCAGCCCCGTGGCACGAGCCAGCGAGTCGCCCTCGAGGAAGAACGCGTTGTCGAACGCGGCCCGGTCCGTGACCTGAGGGGAGTAGGTGTTGGCCTCGTGGAAGAAGCGTCCGTACGCGATGCGCAGCGGGCGCCCCAGGTGGCACAGGGAAGGGGTGTTACGGGGATCCATGGGGCGTCTCCTCGGGTTGCGTGAACAGCTCTCCGACGAAGCTCACGAGCAGCGCCTCGCGCACGTCGGGTGAGGCGGCGTTCAGCAGGCGATGGATCCCCGCGGCGCGCGCGGGCATCTGGCCATCCTTGATGCCCAGGGCTCCCATCAGCATGTGGGTGTTCATCTTGGATCCCGTGGCGTTGCCGCTCACCAGGGACTCGAGCGCGGCCAGCAGCGGCGCTGGCGGCGGCGTCTGCGGTGGCAGGTCCCGCGCGGCGTTGCGCAGGTCCGCAGCGAACGCCGCTGCGTGGGCGGCGTTGCCGGGGTCCAGCGTCAGGTGGATGTGCGCCGGCGAGCGCCCGAACGAGTAGGTGGGCTGCACGTGCCAGCCGCGCGCGAGCAAGCGATCCGACAGCTCGAAGAGGTCACCTGCCCGCTGCTTGCCGGCAGCGCTCGTGGTGAACGCGAACAGGTTCATGTCGGGGCGCGCTAGCAGGCGCAGACCGGGCGTCTGCTCGACCGCATCGCAGAGCAGCAGCGTCGCCTCCCACATCTGCTGGGCGTGGCGCCGATAGCCCTCGCGGCCGAGGTGCTGCATCACCGCCAGCGCCGCTCCCATGGCGGCCACCGACTTCGAACCCAGCGTGGTGGAGTTCACGATGGAGTAGCCACTCCAGCGCGCGCACGCGAAGTAGTGTGCGTCGCGCAGGCTCCGGTCGCGCATCAACAGCGCCGACACGCCCTTCGGTGCGAACCCGTACTTGTGGAGGTCCAGCGAGAGGCTGGTGACGCCGGGGACGTCGAAGTCGAAGGCAGGCACGGGCACGCCCGACTCACGCAGGAAGGGCAGCACCCAGCCCCCGACGCACGCGTCCACGTGCATGAAGGCGTCGTGCTCCCGGGCCAGCGCGGCGAGCTCCGGGATCGGGTCCACCACTCCGTGGGCGTACGAGGGCGCCGAGCCCACCACCAGGATCACGTCCCGTGTCATCTTGCGGCGCGCGTCCTCGACGGAGGCACGAAAGGTGTCGTCTACATCCACTCGCACGACCTCGACGCCGAGGTACGCGGCCGCCTTGTGGAAGCACGCGTGCGCGGTCTCGGGCACGAGCATGCGCAGGTGCTTGATCTCGGGTCTGCTGCGGCGCGCGTTGTCTCTCGCCGCCTTCACCGCGAGCATCACGCTCTCGGTGCCCCCGGCGGTGGCCGTTCCTGCGGCGCCTGCGGGCGCCCGGACCAGCTCGAGGCACGCCTGCACGATGGCGTTCTCGATGCCGCGCGCCGACGGGTAGACGGTGGGGTCGAGCCCGTTGATGCCCATGCAGGCCGCGAAGGCTTCCCGGGCGATGGACTGGGCTTCTTCGCCCGGGTCGTAGACGAACGCGAAGGCGTGGCCGTCGCTCTGCAGGTCTTGGCGGCGGAGGTCCGTCAGCGCCGCCAGGATGGCGCCTCGCGTCATGCCTCGCTCCGGAATCGTGGTCTTCATGGTCTGGTCTCCGATGCGGGATCACGCAGCACATGGGCCGCGGCGCGCAGCCCGCTCGCGAGGCAGTCGG contains:
- the nrfD gene encoding polysulfide reductase NrfD, whose protein sequence is MFVLTAIALVGANAWANQVVEGMGVTNMTDHVSWGLYIANFTFAVGLAAGGVMMVIPAYVYDDHEMHRVVIIGEVLAIAAIVMCLMFVVADLGRPDRFWHMIPGIGRFNWPMSMLTWDVLVLNGYLLINLHVVGYIIYQRWLGREPNPKWYLPFVFLSIAWAISIHTVTAFLYAGLGGRPFWNSALLAPRFLASAFVTGPAFIVLSLQVVKRTTDFYVPRAALTTLVSIIRVTAPINLFMLGAEVFSEFYAGGAHVASARYLFLGLHGHSELVPWIWTAISFNVFAAVVLLTPPLSARPWLLNLALMLTFVGVWIEKGMGLIVPGFIPSTLHEIVPYTPSLTEWKVMAGVWAAGLMVFTVGLRVALGAMTGAMRADDAPAEDLALAPDEAPAQHANVRGGH
- a CDS encoding nitrate reductase cytochrome c-type subunit, with translation MSDQGGRRWRSVFLAGAVVVAAVGYMTGTRHAEQPRGYSEVEDPGHSAATAPPQAGMESARYAERRATQLLALESMRAQPGPGTEAPPHDPVAYAQAVAARRDARAYDGAPPTIPHAVDQHGAPACLACHAEGMRVDGRVAPIMSHERFDSCLQCHALAESPLPRSAPLAHSVSEVNSFLGLTEPERGERAWPGAPPTMPHRTFMRERCDSCHGTQASGLTTSHPWRQSCPQCHAPSATSDQRPRSTLAPLPGLTTAGAR
- a CDS encoding 4Fe-4S binding protein; the protein is MSFRATVDRFSCLAGAGQVCTVCVERCPEPGALRLDGLYPVVDGDRCTGCGACEPACPAPSPAIRVLPLIPSKRTTP
- a CDS encoding alginate export family protein; translation: MKLSELPDVYRASLDEATFDTYLEDLRALDGPLEVRAKAAATVYAEERTWTLDDAVSALETGAVRAVQVRYALDGQVWCDTIMGAGRAVPRQLVRMAALVAALLLCATGPARAQSPGAPPTDATAAPAEGDAVGASDAEAPAQADAASVPEEQPAPSEPPPEEPAAPAAWPFDWGLDAFTRPEVRTGYDQLGLADNDFVRFRFRFALILTPIELGRVRLSARIEPQASGAWSSGADLTDAALGLHQGFITIATDRVSVQLGRQELVYGEHLVLGSVPWHPTGRAFDAAKLRVDLGSGAWLDVFGAQLVEGATTNFADTDAYLLGAYAALGPLLHEGLALDVYLLEQLRGAASSGGIPVTPGLQRSTLGVRAKQRIGLFDYRAEAGVQLGRTGAVKLRAFQFDAEAGVTLARDHLRLALEGFYASGDDPGTAKNEAWDQLYPTAHIWLGFADIIGGRSNVAGAVFHAAVNANAELRFTLDTHLFVRPEVGALSGDGLAGFEADVGARWQIGTGLALRANYSLFRAFTDAYPVDELAHFAELELRYTR
- a CDS encoding M81 family metallopeptidase, which codes for MDPRNTPSLCHLGRPLRIAYGRFFHEANTYSPQVTDRAAFDNAFFLEGDSLARATGLRGAELPGYMPHAELTGFVQAARLAGNVETVPLASYLAVPSGPLERSAFEEILSDLLQRLAHAGTLDAVYLALHGSMEVVGLGEAPEAVILRRVREVLGPRPRLAASFDLHANLSQSIVDALDVLYAYRTNPHWDLGPTGFRAGRQLIDTLRGRVTPTHAFRKLPMVLGGGNTISFLPPMRDVFRAMRRMERDPRVLSASLCMVHPYTGAEDLGWSVYVATDGNPALAQRLVEELADLAWAKRTVEMPTMYGAEDAIATARELRRSLAGRLGPVTLVDVDDIVSAGAPGGNTNLVRALAEHGSDLRAYVPVHDPLLVAATWDHAIGSTHDLVLRGTPGYGMPELPVRATVAARATSEFGRKVRLDIALPEGATGALHCVITEGPPLPLHPRFWRELGLDPRRADVLVQKSFFHYRIFYAALSFAHVPVTSHGATSFRRVRERSYRTPTHPAACLDDWRPLDWNAHAVRGASTAAAQRV
- a CDS encoding aspartate aminotransferase family protein is translated as MKTTIPERGMTRGAILAALTDLRRQDLQSDGHAFAFVYDPGEEAQSIAREAFAACMGINGLDPTVYPSARGIENAIVQACLELVRAPAGAAGTATAGGTESVMLAVKAARDNARRSRPEIKHLRMLVPETAHACFHKAAAYLGVEVVRVDVDDTFRASVEDARRKMTRDVILVVGSAPSYAHGVVDPIPELAALAREHDAFMHVDACVGGWVLPFLRESGVPVPAFDFDVPGVTSLSLDLHKYGFAPKGVSALLMRDRSLRDAHYFACARWSGYSIVNSTTLGSKSVAAMGAALAVMQHLGREGYRRHAQQMWEATLLLCDAVEQTPGLRLLARPDMNLFAFTTSAAGKQRAGDLFELSDRLLARGWHVQPTYSFGRSPAHIHLTLDPGNAAHAAAFAADLRNAARDLPPQTPPPAPLLAALESLVSGNATGSKMNTHMLMGALGIKDGQMPARAAGIHRLLNAASPDVREALLVSFVGELFTQPEETPHGSP